From the genome of Chlorocebus sabaeus isolate Y175 chromosome 21, mChlSab1.0.hap1, whole genome shotgun sequence:
GGTTATTTTACCAGGAGAATGCAGGTACATAGGATTTTCATGTGGATTCTGCATTGCAAGACATGTCTCATTTTCATTACTGGGTTTTGTATCTAGGAATGTACTCCATTTCACCTAGCAAAAATGTGTtttagtaggttttttttttttagatggagtctctgtcaccaggctggagggcagtggtgcgatctcaactcactgcaacctccacctcccgggttcaagcaattttcctgcctcagcctcctgagtagctggggttacaggtgtgcgccaccgtgcctggctaatttttgtatttttagtagggatgaggtttcaccatgttggccaggttgatctcgaactcctgacctcatggtccacctgcttcagcctctcaaagtgctgggattacaggtgtgagccaccatgcccagcctattttagtAGTTTTAACACATGAACCATGTTCCTTTTTGTTTAACTTGGGATATTTTTCGACTGCAATGCTGTGAATAGGATacctattttatataaatggttaCCCTTGCAGGTGTCCTTGAACATTTataccttcctctcctctcccttgccTACAGGAGacactttttaataatatacttCCGTCTGTTATTTTCTGTATGTGTGGGTCAGAGGACATAGAGAAGTTCAACTCAGTTTTGTGCAGCTCTagcaaatataaatgtaaaaccaaaaactataacacttctagaagaaaatatagacgATGTTTGTtacttgggttaggcaaagatttcttgggtatgacaaaagcacaatccatgaaaAACAGGTTGACAAGCTTGAAGTATAATAGTGTATTTCCAGATTAGGATGGTATCCATTCATTTTCCCAGAGAACACTGACCTTATGGGGTAGTCATAGAAAGAGAATAGACACCAAGCCTGGTGGATGCTGGTTTCTGTGTGCTGGGTAGCCTAACTGAGCCCCTACATTTCCATTTTGAAGGCAGGAgtaatacctagaaatacagctctgccaggtgcggtggctcacgcccgtaatcccagcactttgggaggccgaggcgggtggatcatgaggtcaggagatcgagaccactctggctaacatggggaaaccccatctctactaaaaaatacaaaaaattagccgggcgtggtggcgggcacctgtagtcccagctactcaggaggctaaggcaggagaatggtgtgaacccgggagtcagagcttacagtgagccgagatcacgccactgcactccagcctgggcgacagagtgagactccatctccaaaaaaaaaaaaaaaaaaagaaaaaaagaaatacagcttTGAGTGTTGGTGGTGTTACAGATGATGGCAcaggggcacagtggctcaagtctgtaatcccagcactttgggaggccaagctgggaggctTGTttgacaggagttcaagaccagcctaggcaacatagcaagactgtctctacaaaaaaaaaaaaaagaaaaaattagccagaaatggtgatcctgtgatcccagctacttgggcggctaaggtgggaggatcacttgagcctggaaggtcgggATTATGGTAAACTGagtttgtgtcactgcactccagcctgggtgacagagcaagaccctttctccaaaaaaaaaaggaaggtgacGACAATCATCATTTATTGAGTAATTATCTCACATCAGACATGGTGCTAAgtgtctttttttggggggggggcgagggggaggcagagtctcactctagcccccaggctggaatgcagtggcatgatcttggctcactgcaacctctggctcctgggttcaggcaattctcctgccttagcctcctgagtagctgggattacagacacgtgccaccacgcccagctagtttttgtatttttagtagagacagggtttcaccttgttggccaggctggtcttgaacttcctgacctcaggtgatccgcccgcctccgcctcccaaagtgctggggtcacaggcatgagccaccgcacctggcctgtgctAAGTATCTTATATTTGTGTCTCATTTAAACCTCATGACTGCTTAATGAGGTAGAGACTACTTGTGAAACAAGTGCCAACATACATATTTGCATCCTGATTatcaaacttattttaaatttaatgtgtgttatgaaaatttccaaacataaatgaaaatagaattgtAAAGTAAAATCCTCATATTCATTTCTCAGATTCAGAAATGAGTAGGACTttgccacatttactttatctgTTTTTTCTGGGTGGGGGGCAGTGGGGGAGCTGCAGTGTTTTACAGCAAACCTCAGGCCTTCTTTGATTTCATCCCTGCAGATTTCAGTGTGTACTTCAGAAACGTGTGAACATTTTCTTCTGTGATTTGCTGCCATTGTCAGACCTAACAGAATTACTAATAATTCCTTGTCATGATCAGATTTCCCTGATTAACTCAAAGACCTCTTTTTGCAGCTTGTTCAAATAAGAATGCAAACAAGGGCCACACCTTGCATTAGGTTGGGTCTCTTTTAATCAgggtgcttaataaacatttgtcaaaTTAGATTGCATGTGACTTTCAGAAATTATTATAATTCTGGGTCGGAATTAAGCTGCTCTCAGAAGGCAGTTCTAGTTgcattaattgttttcttttgccaAAGGGGGTTTGTCATTTAGAGAAGACATGACAATGCAAACTGTTTGTTGTGGCTGCTGTTCTGACTTATTtccttttaggaattttttttccttgttcaaTACAGAAATACTGAAAATGATACCAAGTTTATGAAAACTAACTCAGCCTGGcacgatgactcacacctgtaatcccagcactttgggaggccgaggtgggcagatcacttgaggccaggagtttgagaccagcttacccaacatggtgaaaccctgtctctactaaaagtacaaaaattagccagttgtgctggggcacacctgtaatcccagctacttgggaggccaaggcaggaggatcacttgagcacgggaggcagaggttgtagtgagccaagagcatgtcactgcactccaggctgggtgatggcagtgaaaccctgtctcaaaaaaaaagaaaaaacaaaaactaacttcCCTCCTCCcatatttatatttgtctttgAAAGCCagctaaagggaaaaaaggaaaaggccagGGCAAGTCTCAtgggaagaaacagaagaaaccaGAAGTGGACATTCTCAGCCCCGCGGCCATGCTGAACCTCTACTATATCGCCCACAATGTCGCTGACTGCCTACACCTGCGAGGCTTCCACTGGCCAGGTGCtcccaaaggaaagaaagggagaagcaAGTGACAGCATTTCACAACACATCTCTGTTACAGAGAACAGGGCTTGGGAAAGAGAAGTCAGGATAACACAACTATTGCCAGCAACATAGACTTTACTCCAGACCACTTGAGATGCAAATTAAGTGTGCTTTTCTGTGATGGTTGATGATGGGGAAATGCACCTTACTTCCTCTGTTATGCCAGATATGGTTAGCCACTTTGGTTTTTTAGGAGTTACAGGGTGAGAAAAGCCTGAGTAATTCTACACGGTGTGGTGAAATTAATAGAACTTTCAGAAATTATTATGATTCTGGGTCAGAATTAAACTTTGCTCCCAAAAGGCAGTTCTAGTTgcattaattgttttcttttgccaAAGAGGGTTTGTCATTTAGAGAAGACACCACAAAAAGCACTGGGTTTCCTTAGGAACATTGCTCTCTTGGgcactatttcctttttttttaaaatggaaaataataaatactttgtttctataattttcttctcaGCAGTCTGACTCTGTTTGATTTGAATTAGCCACAGGCTCCGCGGATGCTAAGATGGTCACGAATGCTCTGACCCTGCCAGTCCTGCAAGCAGATGGTGAGAAGTGGCTGACAGTTGTgaaatggctgggtgcagggcAAAGGGGGCAAATCCGcccatccctttcttttttcttttatttttcggacagagtattgctctgttgcccaggctggagtgaagtggcgaaatctcagttcactgcaacctctgcctcctaggtttaagcgattctcctgcctcagccttacaagtagctgggattacaggcgcacgccatcaggccaggctaattttttaatttttagtagagacaggatttcaccatgttggccaggctggtctcgaactcctgacctcaggtgatctgctcgcctcagtctcccaaagtgctgggattacaggcatgagccactgtactcacctcggcctcccaaagtgctggattacaggtgagagccatcacacccggccatcCCTCTTTTTTCCCTATTTCACCTGACTCTTCTCCCGCCTCCCCTCCACACTCTATTTCTTCCCACCTTCTGCATACTTTGTTAAACTTGGCTGGCCCCGAGTTATAGAATTGGTGCCAGGCACTTGCCCCGGGCATTCGGCTGATACTCTGGGATCTCCCTAGCCCTGTAAGGAGACGCCTAAGAGGTGAAACTGCAGTTCTTTCTCCTCGGCCCAGAGGCCTGAATTCTCCAGATGTGAAAGCCAGCGTTTTGTAAGTGTGGACGCCGTCTCTGACTCCCTGAGCACTCCATCCCTGCTTCCTGCTCTGtcttcctgcctcttcctgcccctccccagcccctgcactGTTGTCTCCATTCACCGTTCTGAGCCCAAAGCTGACACACTCTAGGCAGCACCTCCGGGGATGTTCTAGTTTGTGGGAATTATAATTATGCTGCAGGTGGCCTTGTGAGGATTGCAAGGATTCATGAGGTTTGCTAAGGGAGGCTGCAACTCAGGACTCAGGCTTTCATATGcatcagagaaaaaaaggaagctcCATGAATCTCTGCGCTAGAGAAGCGGGATGTCCGTGACCCACATCAGCCTGTTAGGAACAATATTGTCTACCTGCACCACCTGTGCAGTTTCCCTAGAAGCCCTTGGCCAGTTGCCAGAGGAGCCCTCACTTGGGTGAATCTGAAGGGAGGTCTCCTCTGCTCTCTGTTTTCTGGCTTTGGAGACAGGGAGCACCTTCCCACCCTGTTAGGGACTGCTGAACTCCTAACTCCAGTGCAGCAGTTCTCACACTTGAGCGTGCCTCTCGATCACCTAGAATACTTGGCCAAGTGCAGATTGCTAGGCCTTACCCCCGCAGAAAGGATGGGCTCAGGGATTTGTGTTTCCAGTACGTTGGCAGGTTATGTTGCTGCTGCCCAGCCACACAGGTAGAGAACCACCGCTCCAGTTAATGCTGCCTACCCAGAAGCTAAAAGGCTTGTGGAATCCGAAGCTGTAGGATGTATAACGTCCTTTCCTGCCTCACCCGGGTTCAGGAGCTTCTATTTGAGCAGTTGGTTATTGGAAGGTTGGGGAGAAGGCACCTGCAGAGCTTCCTTTTGATCCCTGACTGCCCGCACCTGCAAGGCTTCCATTGGCCAGGTGCTgccaagggaaagaaagggagaagcaAGACTTAAGTGACAGCGTTTCACAACACATCTCTGTTACAGAGAACAGGGCTTGGGGAAGACAAGTCAGGATAACAACTATTGCCAGCAACACAGATTTTACTGCAGACGACTTGAAATGCTGCTCACCTGCAGCAAGGATGCAGGCATTTACAGGCTAACAAGGTCTGAAAGCGGCCATGCTCTTCTCTTTTGAGACGATGAAATGATGAGCCAGGACTGTGGTGCTGGAATGGGGGAAGCACTGGTCTGACTGGCTCGGGCACCGTGACTCAAGGCTCACCCCCA
Proteins encoded in this window:
- the SMKR1 gene encoding small lysine-rich protein 1 isoform X1, which gives rise to MLMPAKGKKGKGQGKSHGKKQKKPEVDILSPAAMLNLYYIAHNVADCLHLRGFHWPGAPKGKKGRSK
- the SMKR1 gene encoding small lysine-rich protein 1 isoform X2, whose protein sequence is MPAKGKKGKGQGKSHGKKQKKPEVDILSPAAMLNLYYIAHNVADCLHLRGFHWPGAPKGKKGRSK